In uncultured Bacteroides sp., the following proteins share a genomic window:
- a CDS encoding NADH:flavin oxidoreductase → MENQNLINGGEQEMMFTNIKISNQEIKNRIVRSATNDHLGNKDGTVSDKQIELYHELASNNIGLIITGHICVSEKNRADETQSLVSDDKYISGLKRISDEVHKHQSVVYGQISHAGIKGYLNPVDFNDLSIDEINTIIQQFISGAKRLEQAGFDGVQIHIAHGYFLSGVLDNTVNLRNDLYGGSDENRIRMISQIIQGIKIACSDSFGVIVKMSANNQQLSDYDTHLLYYANTLKQLGVDAIELSGSDFFRKDKDETVYYLKQALLIKENIDIPVILVGGINSVETINEVLDKGIDMVALARTFIVEPDFITKIMNGTEKSKCLHCNQCFVIFKKKFKNCVFLKENEQLATSFK, encoded by the coding sequence ATGGAAAATCAAAACTTAATAAATGGAGGAGAGCAAGAAATGATGTTTACAAATATCAAAATAAGCAATCAGGAGATTAAAAACAGAATAGTAAGAAGTGCTACTAATGACCATTTAGGTAATAAGGATGGTACGGTCAGCGATAAACAAATAGAGCTGTATCATGAATTAGCCAGCAATAATATCGGATTGATTATTACCGGTCATATTTGTGTTAGCGAAAAGAATAGAGCCGATGAAACGCAATCTTTAGTAAGTGATGATAAATATATTTCAGGGCTAAAAAGAATTAGTGACGAGGTTCATAAACATCAAAGTGTTGTTTATGGTCAGATATCACATGCCGGAATTAAAGGATATTTAAATCCAGTAGATTTTAATGATTTAAGTATTGATGAAATAAATACAATCATTCAACAATTTATTAGTGGTGCAAAGCGTCTGGAACAAGCCGGATTTGACGGTGTACAAATACATATAGCTCATGGTTATTTCCTTTCAGGTGTATTGGATAATACTGTTAATCTGCGCAATGATTTGTATGGCGGTAGCGATGAAAATAGAATAAGGATGATTAGTCAAATTATTCAAGGCATCAAAATAGCATGTAGTGACTCTTTTGGAGTAATTGTTAAGATGAGTGCTAATAACCAACAATTGAGTGATTATGATACTCATTTGCTATATTATGCAAACACATTAAAGCAACTGGGTGTGGATGCTATAGAGCTTAGTGGTAGTGATTTTTTTAGAAAAGATAAAGATGAAACTGTTTACTATTTAAAACAAGCTTTATTGATTAAAGAAAATATTGATATCCCGGTAATATTAGTTGGAGGCATCAACTCTGTTGAAACCATTAATGAAGTATTAGATAAGGGTATTGATATGGTAGCGCTGGCAAGAACGTTTATTGTGGAGCCGGATTTTATTACTAAGATAATGAACGGTACTGAAAAGTCTAAATGTTTGCATTGCAATCAATGCTTTGTGATATTCAAAAAGAAGTTTAAAAACTGTGTGTTTCTAAAAGAAAATGAACAACTAGCTACTAGTTTTAAGTAA
- a CDS encoding transposase, translated as MNQSISTVGKVTTNKPIYVNVNKKKSTISFKLHIPHYRQDRVSISGKSYTVELSRNSNSSRCPACGCLSQSLHGHYIRQLQGSEIFNHPLTLRVKTRKFRCRNEHCLRKVFSEDHSCLASPYGRNTLEVEERIREVSLKVTSRTASELLHGQNIFCSQSACLRSAHKELPSKSSNSLPVAIGIDDFAQKKGHIYGSVIVDQMTHRPIAVLPCREGDELEQFLRNNPQIQYITRDRGRNFVEAINRILPGVTQICDRFHLIKNLVDALTEEIASLSRLSVHKQTYSYPSTEECRTKIMEALYGLGDARHRHKLNLFVQADSLIRKGMSISETARQLGVHSQVIWRLVRHHTGKDYMSAQQKSILKHVDELALEISHGCTDIKKLKKKMESKMDTIAISAATIGIRNKIKQELREIRKYNKNIAERKNKKHASIRSIRRFILKGESAVQSLTALLKNPLIKQVITLGLRFREMIKGNPKQWSLENWIKQAMECDSKAMKTFACGIKADQQAVQNAMDIYLNNGLLEGTVNKIKAIKRQMFNRASYRLLNVKLIAFKT; from the coding sequence ATGAATCAAAGCATATCTACAGTTGGCAAAGTTACTACAAATAAGCCTATTTACGTCAATGTTAACAAAAAGAAATCAACTATATCTTTTAAACTTCATATTCCCCATTATCGCCAGGATAGAGTCTCTATAAGTGGAAAATCGTACACTGTAGAATTGTCCCGTAACTCTAATAGTAGCCGCTGTCCGGCCTGTGGTTGTTTGAGTCAAAGCTTACATGGGCACTATATACGCCAACTTCAGGGCTCAGAAATATTTAATCATCCCCTGACTCTACGGGTCAAAACCCGCAAATTTCGTTGCCGAAATGAGCATTGTCTCCGCAAGGTCTTTAGTGAGGACCATTCCTGCCTGGCTTCTCCCTATGGCCGCAACACTCTGGAGGTAGAGGAACGTATCCGTGAAGTATCTCTAAAAGTCACATCCCGTACTGCCAGTGAGCTTTTACACGGGCAGAACATCTTCTGCAGTCAATCTGCCTGTCTACGGAGTGCTCACAAGGAATTGCCCTCAAAAAGTAGTAATTCTCTACCTGTGGCTATAGGTATAGATGACTTTGCACAGAAGAAAGGGCATATATATGGGAGTGTTATTGTAGACCAGATGACCCATCGTCCCATTGCGGTACTTCCTTGCCGGGAGGGGGATGAATTAGAGCAGTTCTTGCGAAATAATCCTCAGATACAATATATAACCCGAGACCGGGGGCGAAACTTTGTTGAAGCTATTAATCGTATCCTACCCGGTGTTACCCAAATCTGTGACAGATTCCATTTGATAAAGAATCTGGTGGATGCTCTGACGGAAGAAATAGCCTCATTATCGCGGCTAAGTGTACATAAGCAAACTTATTCTTATCCCTCCACGGAAGAATGCAGAACCAAAATCATGGAAGCTCTTTATGGCCTGGGGGATGCCAGACATCGACATAAACTGAACCTGTTTGTGCAAGCAGATAGCCTTATCAGAAAAGGAATGAGCATTTCAGAAACAGCCCGCCAATTAGGAGTGCATTCACAGGTTATCTGGCGTTTGGTACGTCACCATACAGGCAAGGATTATATGTCTGCGCAGCAAAAGAGTATATTAAAACATGTCGATGAACTGGCTTTGGAAATCAGCCATGGATGTACGGATATAAAGAAATTGAAGAAGAAAATGGAAAGCAAAATGGATACGATTGCAATCTCGGCTGCCACGATAGGAATCAGAAACAAAATAAAGCAAGAGCTACGGGAAATCAGGAAATATAACAAAAATATAGCTGAAAGAAAAAACAAAAAACATGCATCAATAAGGAGTATACGGAGATTTATATTGAAAGGGGAATCCGCCGTGCAAAGTCTTACTGCTTTATTGAAGAATCCATTAATAAAACAGGTCATAACATTAGGATTGAGATTCAGGGAAATGATAAAAGGAAATCCCAAGCAATGGTCTCTGGAAAATTGGATAAAACAGGCTATGGAATGTGATTCAAAAGCCATGAAGACATTTGCTTGTGGAATAAAAGCAGACCAACAAGCGGTGCAAAATGCAATGGATATTTATTTGAACAACGGACTCTTGGAAGGAACTGTCAATAAAATAAAGGCCATCAAAAGGCAGATGTTTAATAGGGCAAGCTATAGACTACTTAATGTCAAACTCATTGCGTTTAAAACCTAA
- a CDS encoding helix-turn-helix transcriptional regulator produces MEDQMSNPELNVDYLVNCFNLSRTNFFHKLKSLTGLSPILYIKEVRMQKAAALVREKENSIAEVAYMVGFSDPHYFSKCFKSFWGVNATDFARQQGE; encoded by the coding sequence ATGGAAGATCAGATGAGTAATCCCGAACTTAACGTAGATTACCTTGTGAACTGCTTCAACCTGAGCCGCACCAATTTCTTTCACAAGCTGAAATCACTGACAGGTCTTTCCCCCATTTTGTATATTAAAGAGGTACGTATGCAGAAGGCAGCCGCACTGGTAAGGGAAAAAGAAAATTCAATCGCAGAAGTTGCCTATATGGTAGGCTTCAGCGATCCGCATTATTTCAGCAAATGTTTCAAATCCTTCTGGGGAGTGAATGCAACCGATTTTGCCAGACAGCAGGGAGAATAA
- a CDS encoding two-component regulator propeller domain-containing protein, which translates to MQKLLSYFILLLFMISVISCRPKENANEHQTAITSPVIANDISNQKISSFAEDAQGHIWIGTFRGLNKYNVHEYHQYFCTDDSLDLPDNQIQDIFRDSQNRLWISTVNGTCLYTDKDNFQRIPITIPNQNGTQFLEDKNGKIFLNMVVQLCVYNSEKKRFDCVIKAFDPQGTFNGRCHIDNNNRLWAVNPLALRCYNSSTIKLEDSIPTKHYVFYSYMRDNGELWLVGENSLSVFDTRTRKYINVPKVIRNHPVLSQSTINYIYPYENNSLLINTTENGMFLYNYIEGIVIHQDENGFPFEVPHFKISKMFTDSQKNLWIGSVDQGYVVRYNYKKRFNNNNYLCSCVKQKSVVAVAIDKEKHLWISTLTDGLYMYDLDSRKVEKINMQKILPQDKQENHDVSYLFVDESNAIWMVVSSNKVMRCRYRNGVLQVEATYPILFPMCITQDRNNTIWVSAASEFVYALRQGETKFKPIQLYKKGFIFIPGMLPLSTGKILFAAFSHSMQLVDPNTWKPKELKISIEDIKTCIPRSVFIPTILYEDMKGDIWIGTVSNGLMRYSPSTKRMYPIPGISCTDICSIEEDRQGNIWVSTQYGLYKYDRTVGKFTSYYAADGIGGNQFYERTSCRLPNGALVFGGTHGLTVFDPIDVTFKRNIPLLFEDLKIHNKLIRPQNESCIDKHLSYKPDIHLDHDQNSFSISFAALDYCEYERVHYCYKLEGFDKYWIDAGSNREAYYANLPARTYTFKVKITNNDKTIVEAENSIQLTVSPAPWATWWAYCIYFIVTTGIIYFFFSAYLRIKTEKEATLRAEQEKVQEQRVNKMNMSFFANISHEFRTPLTMISGPVAQMCDSPEIKGENKKLLYIVQRSVNRMLKLVNQLMDFNKLENDTLRLKVKRMDIISILQQLTDVFKVNAQNKNITLSTFGLEDTFILWLDEDKVDKIMGNLLSNALKFTPIGGKIDIDFDVITRDDASKQFSLTDKDVDIQYIKITVTDTGKGIPENQMEKIFMRYYQVEDQSEGTYNWGTGIGLYYARSLAELHHGYLKASNRKVGNGAIFTLILPINEISYTEEEQSVEQGTQEDVFPLSDKEQNKKEESLDSTGKQQTLLVVDDDTEVAYYLKAMLSSYYNVICRFDANSAFEAINEEVPDLILSDVVMPGVDGYQLCRQIKEDLLLCHIPVILVTAKTTVENQIEGLDIGADAYVTKPFDPSYLLALIKSQLKNREKIRNILGSTTQTNNISKNVLSPQDNAFMTDLYHLMESELSNTELDIIHMTARLKISRTKLYYKIKGLTGENPGVFFKKYKLNRAAELISEGKYTISEIADMTGFTTLSHFSVTFKKHFGIVPSEYKGIN; encoded by the coding sequence ATGCAAAAGTTACTTTCTTATTTTATACTATTACTGTTTATGATATCTGTCATCTCTTGTCGGCCAAAAGAGAATGCGAATGAACATCAAACAGCTATTACCAGCCCTGTTATTGCGAATGATATTTCCAATCAGAAGATATCCTCCTTTGCGGAAGATGCCCAGGGACATATTTGGATAGGAACTTTCCGGGGGCTGAATAAATATAATGTACATGAATATCATCAATATTTCTGTACGGATGACTCACTTGATTTACCTGACAACCAGATACAGGATATTTTTCGGGACTCGCAGAACCGGCTATGGATTTCTACAGTTAATGGAACTTGTTTATATACGGATAAAGATAATTTTCAACGTATACCGATAACTATTCCCAACCAAAACGGAACACAGTTTCTGGAAGATAAAAATGGAAAGATTTTCCTGAACATGGTTGTTCAGCTCTGTGTGTATAATTCAGAAAAAAAACGATTTGACTGTGTTATCAAGGCTTTTGATCCACAAGGGACCTTTAACGGAAGATGTCACATAGACAACAATAATAGGCTGTGGGCAGTTAATCCGCTAGCTTTGAGATGTTACAATTCATCTACAATAAAACTGGAAGATTCTATCCCTACAAAACATTATGTTTTTTACTCATATATGCGAGATAATGGTGAGTTATGGCTGGTGGGAGAAAACTCATTGTCGGTTTTTGATACACGTACACGAAAATATATAAATGTTCCGAAGGTTATCCGAAACCATCCGGTTTTGTCTCAATCTACCATCAATTATATCTATCCTTACGAGAACAACAGTTTGCTAATAAACACTACAGAGAACGGTATGTTTCTCTACAATTACATTGAAGGCATTGTAATTCATCAGGATGAAAATGGCTTTCCATTTGAAGTTCCACATTTTAAAATAAGCAAAATGTTTACAGATTCGCAGAAAAACTTGTGGATTGGTTCGGTAGATCAGGGTTATGTTGTTCGCTATAATTATAAAAAACGATTCAATAACAATAATTATCTTTGCTCATGTGTGAAACAGAAATCTGTAGTGGCTGTAGCCATTGATAAAGAAAAGCATTTATGGATTTCTACCTTAACGGACGGATTGTATATGTACGATCTGGACAGCAGGAAGGTAGAAAAGATTAATATGCAGAAAATTCTTCCGCAGGATAAACAGGAAAATCATGATGTCAGCTATCTCTTTGTAGATGAAAGTAATGCAATATGGATGGTTGTTTCTTCTAATAAAGTGATGCGATGCCGATATAGGAACGGCGTGTTGCAGGTTGAAGCTACTTATCCCATTCTGTTCCCTATGTGTATTACTCAGGATCGTAACAATACTATTTGGGTAAGCGCAGCCAGTGAATTTGTTTATGCCTTACGACAAGGAGAAACAAAATTCAAACCAATTCAACTCTATAAGAAAGGGTTTATATTTATTCCGGGTATGCTTCCATTAAGTACAGGTAAAATTTTATTTGCTGCTTTCAGTCATTCAATGCAGTTGGTTGACCCAAATACCTGGAAACCAAAAGAACTCAAAATATCAATAGAAGATATAAAGACTTGTATTCCCCGCTCTGTATTTATTCCCACTATACTTTATGAAGATATGAAAGGCGATATATGGATAGGTACGGTGAGTAATGGGCTGATGCGTTATTCTCCCTCCACAAAAAGGATGTATCCGATACCAGGCATTTCATGTACAGATATTTGTAGTATTGAGGAAGATAGGCAAGGAAATATTTGGGTAAGTACGCAATATGGCTTATATAAGTATGACAGGACAGTAGGCAAATTTACCAGTTATTATGCAGCGGACGGTATTGGTGGCAATCAGTTTTACGAGCGGACTTCGTGCCGGCTTCCTAATGGTGCTCTGGTGTTTGGTGGTACACATGGGTTGACAGTTTTCGATCCCATAGATGTGACATTTAAACGGAATATACCTTTGTTATTCGAAGACCTAAAGATTCACAATAAGCTGATACGTCCGCAAAATGAGTCTTGTATTGACAAGCATTTGTCTTACAAACCGGATATTCATTTGGATCATGATCAGAATAGTTTTAGTATATCGTTTGCTGCGTTGGATTATTGCGAATACGAACGAGTGCATTACTGTTACAAATTAGAAGGTTTTGACAAGTATTGGATTGATGCAGGTAGTAATCGTGAGGCATATTATGCTAATCTGCCGGCAAGAACATATACATTTAAAGTGAAGATTACGAATAATGATAAAACCATAGTAGAAGCTGAAAATTCTATACAACTAACGGTCTCACCTGCACCATGGGCAACATGGTGGGCGTACTGTATCTACTTTATTGTGACAACGGGCATCATTTATTTCTTTTTTAGCGCTTATCTGCGTATTAAAACGGAAAAGGAAGCTACTTTGCGCGCAGAACAGGAAAAAGTTCAGGAGCAACGCGTGAATAAAATGAATATGAGTTTTTTTGCCAATATCTCTCACGAATTTCGTACTCCGTTGACTATGATTTCAGGACCTGTTGCACAAATGTGCGATAGCCCTGAAATAAAAGGAGAAAATAAAAAGTTACTTTATATAGTGCAACGCAGCGTGAACAGAATGTTGAAACTTGTCAATCAGTTAATGGACTTTAATAAACTTGAGAACGATACATTACGATTGAAAGTAAAGCGAATGGATATTATTTCTATTTTGCAACAATTGACAGATGTTTTTAAAGTAAATGCGCAAAACAAGAATATTACATTAAGCACATTTGGTTTGGAAGATACGTTTATTCTCTGGTTAGACGAAGATAAAGTAGATAAGATAATGGGAAACTTATTGTCCAATGCACTCAAATTTACGCCTATAGGTGGAAAAATCGATATAGATTTTGATGTTATAACCAGAGATGATGCCTCAAAACAATTTTCGCTCACAGATAAAGACGTAGATATACAATATATTAAGATAACGGTGACCGATACGGGTAAAGGCATTCCGGAAAATCAAATGGAGAAAATTTTCATGAGATATTATCAAGTGGAGGATCAATCGGAAGGAACCTATAACTGGGGAACAGGTATTGGCCTTTATTATGCACGTAGTCTTGCGGAACTACATCATGGCTATCTTAAGGCTAGTAATCGTAAAGTTGGCAATGGTGCCATATTTACCCTCATTCTTCCGATAAATGAGATCTCCTATACTGAAGAGGAACAATCCGTGGAACAAGGAACACAGGAAGATGTATTTCCTTTATCGGACAAAGAGCAAAATAAAAAGGAAGAGAGTTTAGATTCGACAGGAAAACAACAGACTTTATTGGTAGTTGATGATGATACTGAGGTGGCCTATTATTTAAAAGCGATGTTATCATCTTATTATAATGTTATTTGCCGTTTTGATGCGAATAGTGCATTTGAAGCCATAAATGAAGAAGTGCCGGATTTGATATTAAGTGATGTTGTTATGCCTGGTGTTGATGGATATCAACTTTGTCGTCAAATAAAAGAAGATTTGTTGTTATGTCATATTCCGGTTATTCTGGTAACGGCTAAAACAACTGTTGAAAATCAGATTGAAGGCCTGGATATTGGCGCTGATGCTTATGTAACCAAGCCGTTTGATCCGAGTTATTTGCTGGCACTTATCAAGTCACAACTTAAAAACAGGGAAAAAATACGTAATATTCTAGGAAGTACTACTCAGACAAACAATATTTCAAAAAATGTTCTTTCTCCTCAGGATAATGCATTTATGACCGATCTTTACCACTTAATGGAATCTGAACTCTCTAATACGGAATTAGATATAATCCATATGACAGCACGGTTAAAGATATCTCGCACCAAATTGTACTATAAAATAAAGGGACTGACTGGTGAAAACCCGGGTGTTTTCTTTAAAAAATACAAATTAAACCGTGCTGCAGAATTGATCTCTGAAGGAAAATATACCATCTCAGAGATTGCTGATATGACTGGGTTTACTACGTTATCTCACTTCTCTGTAACGTTTAAAAAACATTTTGGAATAGTGCCCAGTGAGTACAAAGGAATAAATTAA
- a CDS encoding carboxylesterase/lipase family protein: MKKQFLSVIAFTSLLLVYCCGVAIASKQPSQTDSGEIRASSQTAVTQTESGKVSGYIEDGVYIYKGIPYAKAERFMPPTAPDKWEGIRSSRSYGPTCPQGKRMGWYSDEQAFAFRWDDGYPDENCLRLNIWTTGLNDGKKRPVMVWLHGGGYSAGSGQELPSYDGTNLSKKGDVVVVSLNHRLNVLGFLDLSAYGDKYAKSGNVGLLDLIAALQWVNKNIASFGGDASNVTIFGQSGGGGKVSTLLATPAADKLFHKAIVESGSMLRTMESRYSRRIGTAVVEELGLKPSQIDEIQKIPYERLLSAGEKAIAKVRAEADKEGVSSFIFGWAPTVDGDVLPTQPFDPQAPAQSRNIPMLIGTTQHEFTMSAYVPALRSITKEQAVENLKKKYGDRTDDFLKAFQKAYPNYQPKDLIDVDFIFRPGAVAQAKLKTDQHGAPVYMYMFAWESPVLDGMFRSTHCMEIPFVFSNVVRHASITGGGKAAQLLSDKMSSAWINFARTGNPNVKGLPKWEPYTQEKGATMFFNNTCEMKYNHDKDLLDIIMAFPTRGF, from the coding sequence ATGAAAAAACAATTTCTATCAGTCATTGCGTTCACTTCTTTACTACTTGTCTATTGTTGTGGAGTAGCTATAGCAAGTAAGCAACCATCACAAACAGATTCAGGAGAAATAAGAGCTTCATCCCAAACAGCAGTAACTCAAACAGAATCGGGTAAGGTTTCCGGATACATCGAAGATGGTGTATACATATATAAAGGTATTCCTTACGCAAAAGCAGAGCGCTTCATGCCACCAACAGCTCCTGACAAATGGGAGGGAATACGTAGTTCACGCTCTTACGGTCCTACTTGTCCTCAAGGTAAACGCATGGGGTGGTACAGTGATGAACAAGCATTTGCGTTTCGTTGGGACGACGGTTATCCCGATGAAAATTGTCTACGGTTGAATATATGGACAACCGGATTGAACGATGGTAAGAAACGCCCCGTTATGGTATGGCTACATGGAGGTGGTTACTCAGCTGGTTCCGGACAGGAACTTCCATCGTATGACGGTACAAATCTTTCTAAAAAAGGTGACGTAGTAGTAGTTTCATTAAACCATCGTCTTAATGTTCTGGGTTTTTTAGACCTGTCCGCTTATGGCGATAAATATGCAAAATCCGGAAATGTCGGACTACTGGATTTAATAGCAGCGCTTCAATGGGTAAATAAAAATATAGCCTCCTTTGGAGGAGATGCATCTAATGTTACAATATTCGGACAATCAGGTGGTGGTGGTAAAGTTTCTACGTTACTGGCCACTCCAGCAGCGGATAAATTATTTCATAAAGCAATTGTGGAAAGCGGATCCATGCTACGCACAATGGAATCCCGGTATTCACGTCGTATTGGTACTGCCGTTGTTGAAGAGCTGGGACTGAAACCTTCGCAGATCGACGAAATTCAGAAAATACCTTATGAAAGACTACTCTCAGCTGGCGAAAAGGCTATAGCCAAAGTACGTGCAGAGGCTGATAAAGAAGGAGTTTCTTCCTTTATATTTGGCTGGGCGCCAACAGTAGACGGAGATGTGCTGCCTACTCAACCTTTTGATCCACAAGCACCAGCACAATCCCGGAATATTCCAATGCTTATCGGAACAACACAACATGAATTTACAATGAGTGCCTATGTACCTGCTTTGCGTTCAATCACTAAAGAACAAGCTGTTGAAAACCTTAAGAAAAAATATGGAGATCGTACGGATGATTTTCTGAAAGCATTCCAAAAAGCGTACCCTAACTATCAGCCAAAAGATTTGATTGATGTTGATTTTATTTTCAGACCTGGTGCCGTAGCTCAGGCAAAGCTTAAAACAGATCAACATGGCGCACCGGTTTATATGTATATGTTCGCCTGGGAATCGCCTGTACTCGATGGTATGTTCCGCAGTACACACTGCATGGAAATTCCCTTTGTTTTCAGTAATGTAGTTCGTCATGCCAGCATAACCGGAGGTGGCAAAGCTGCACAATTATTAAGTGACAAAATGAGTAGTGCCTGGATAAATTTTGCAAGAACCGGTAATCCAAATGTAAAAGGCTTACCGAAATGGGAACCTTATACTCAGGAAAAAGGTGCCACGATGTTTTTCAATAATACATGCGAAATGAAATATAACCACGATAAGGATTTACTGGATATAATCATGGCATTTCCAACCCGGGGATTTTAG